A genomic region of Ensifer sp. PDNC004 contains the following coding sequences:
- a CDS encoding HupE/UreJ family protein, with translation MRKSGALLAFPLLLLFGAPALAHEVRPAFLDIRETAPDAFAVLWKVPAQGRMRLALDARLPRQCIERARPVRSFEGSAYLERWTVDCAGGLRNSQIAIDGLKTTLTEALVRIGYQNGGSEVGRLMPDAPSFTVAGAQTSLEVARTYFLLGVEHIMLGFDHLIFVLALMLLIRDRFMLFKTITAFTVAHSITLAGASLGYFSLPQKPVEATVALSIAFVASELLKARPNEVRLSEAYPWVVAFAFGLLHGFGFSGALKEIGLPQSDVPISLLTFNLGVEAGQIIFVVTALAIAWVARALLVLNTSLARQAIAYGIGTSAMLWFIPRVATMAI, from the coding sequence TTGAGAAAGTCTGGCGCCCTTCTCGCTTTTCCTCTCCTGTTGCTCTTTGGCGCCCCAGCCCTGGCTCATGAGGTTCGCCCTGCTTTTCTCGACATCCGCGAAACCGCGCCCGATGCCTTTGCGGTGCTCTGGAAGGTACCGGCGCAGGGCCGGATGCGGCTGGCGCTTGACGCGCGCCTGCCGAGGCAATGCATCGAAAGGGCCAGGCCGGTCCGGTCATTCGAAGGCAGCGCCTATCTGGAGCGCTGGACCGTCGACTGCGCGGGAGGATTGCGCAACAGTCAGATCGCCATCGACGGGCTCAAGACGACGTTGACCGAGGCGCTGGTGCGCATTGGCTATCAGAACGGTGGCTCCGAGGTCGGGCGCCTGATGCCAGATGCGCCCTCTTTCACGGTGGCCGGCGCGCAGACCAGCCTCGAAGTCGCCCGGACCTATTTCCTGCTCGGCGTTGAACACATCATGCTCGGCTTCGATCATCTGATCTTCGTCCTTGCGCTGATGCTGCTGATCCGTGATCGCTTTATGCTGTTCAAGACGATCACGGCCTTCACCGTCGCCCACAGCATCACACTCGCCGGCGCATCGCTCGGTTATTTCAGCCTTCCCCAGAAGCCGGTCGAAGCGACCGTCGCCCTCAGCATCGCCTTCGTCGCAAGCGAACTGCTGAAGGCAAGACCGAACGAGGTGCGTCTCTCCGAAGCCTATCCCTGGGTGGTTGCCTTCGCCTTCGGCCTGCTGCACGGCTTCGGCTTCTCCGGCGCGCTGAAGGAGATCGGCTTGCCGCAATCGGATGTGCCGATCAGCCTTTTGACTTTCAACCTGGGCGTCGAGGCCGGACAGATCATCTTCGTCGTCACGGCGCTGGCGATTGCCTGGGTTGCCCGCGCGTTGCTCGTTCTCAATACGAGCTTGGCGCGCCAGGCAATAGCCTACGGCATCGGCACCAGCGCGATGCTCTGGTTCATTCCCCGGGTCGCCACTATGGCGATTTGA
- a CDS encoding peptidyl-prolyl cis-trans isomerase — MLKRIRREPLFHFLVVALLIFAAHDLLRRGADAPDKIVVSVAKIEQMATVFAKTWQRPPNKDELKGMIDDYVKEEILVRQALQLGLDRGDTVVRRRLRQKMEFLSAADSAPLTATDPELEAYLAANPSAFTTSATLAFEQVFLNPSRHGDTIAKDAEALLAELRTNDTADPALLGDTSLLPATVELTNRAAIDQMFGGALADGLETVPIGKWTGPIASSFGLHLVRVTERTPGQVQQLAGIRDEVTREWENARRTELERQRFGALLAHYEISIEAPTAAGESR, encoded by the coding sequence ATGCTGAAGCGCATCCGCCGAGAGCCCCTGTTCCATTTCCTGGTGGTGGCGCTTTTGATTTTCGCGGCCCACGACCTTTTGCGCCGCGGTGCGGATGCGCCGGACAAAATAGTCGTAAGTGTCGCGAAGATCGAGCAGATGGCGACGGTTTTTGCCAAGACCTGGCAGCGTCCGCCCAATAAAGACGAGCTGAAAGGCATGATCGACGATTATGTGAAGGAGGAGATCCTGGTGCGCCAGGCGCTACAGCTAGGTCTCGACCGAGGCGACACGGTCGTGCGCCGCCGTCTGCGCCAGAAGATGGAATTCCTCAGCGCCGCCGACTCCGCCCCGCTGACAGCCACAGATCCGGAGTTGGAAGCCTATCTCGCGGCCAATCCCTCAGCCTTTACCACCTCTGCGACGCTGGCATTTGAACAGGTCTTCCTCAATCCGTCCCGCCATGGCGATACGATCGCCAAAGACGCCGAGGCCCTCCTTGCGGAACTCCGCACCAACGACACGGCCGATCCGGCCCTCCTTGGCGATACCTCGCTGCTGCCTGCCACTGTCGAACTCACAAACAGGGCGGCGATCGACCAGATGTTTGGTGGCGCGCTTGCCGATGGGCTCGAAACGGTACCCATCGGCAAGTGGACGGGGCCGATCGCCAGCAGCTTCGGTCTCCATCTGGTCAGGGTCACGGAGCGCACGCCGGGTCAGGTGCAGCAACTCGCGGGCATCCGCGACGAAGTCACACGGGAATGGGAAAACGCGAGACGCACCGAACTCGAGCGGCAACGCTTCGGCGCGTTGCTGGCGCACTATGAGATCAGCATCGAAGCCCCCACGGCTGCGGGAGAGAGCCGTTGA
- a CDS encoding DUF3604 domain-containing protein translates to MKNTSAKFILASVLSLGPALPAIAQEHGDTGTLDVAKAEKAFARKPLYSPYAGRSFPTRPLFGDTHLHTGASFDAGAFGARLTPRDAYRFARGEEIMASSGQPAKLSRPLDFLVVADHSDNMGMFPDLFAGKPDVIADPQAKSWYEMITSGQGAKAALEIIFSFGKGTLPPSMIYGPDTRPYKNAWQDTIKAAEEYNEPGHFTAFIGYEWTSNTAGNNLHRNVIFRDNADKASQVVPYTTLKPLGSDNPRDLWKWMQAYEDKTGGNVLAIAHNGNLSNGRMFRMIESFTGKPVDKDYVEQRSRWERLYETTQTKGTGEAHPALSPNDEFASFEIWDFGNLDASERKTPEMLEFEYARSALKNGLKLEAQLGTNPYKFGLVGSSDSHTGLAAMEEDNFFGKTTPQEPSPERLTATFVKDAKTNITVMDWEVGASGYAAVWAQENTRESIWDAMQRKETYATTGPRMLVRFFAGWDFDPADAEGRNPGAIGYAKGVPMGGDLTKAPEGKAPTFLVAALRDPIGANLDRYQIVKGWLDGNGETHEQVYDVAWSAGRKPGADGKVPPVGDTVDVANATWTNTIGAPELIAVWKDPKFDPNQKAFYYGRVLEIPTPRWTAYDGKRFGTKALEGTRMTVTERAYTSPIWYTP, encoded by the coding sequence ATGAAAAACACCTCTGCGAAATTCATCCTCGCAAGTGTGCTGAGCCTTGGTCCAGCACTCCCGGCGATAGCGCAGGAACATGGAGACACCGGTACGTTGGATGTGGCCAAAGCCGAAAAGGCTTTCGCCAGAAAACCCCTCTATTCGCCGTATGCGGGTCGCAGTTTTCCGACCCGCCCCCTGTTCGGCGACACGCATCTTCACACCGGAGCCTCGTTCGACGCCGGAGCCTTTGGCGCGCGGTTGACCCCTCGCGATGCCTATCGTTTTGCCCGCGGCGAGGAGATCATGGCGTCGAGTGGTCAGCCGGCGAAGCTGTCACGTCCACTGGACTTCCTTGTGGTCGCCGATCATTCTGACAATATGGGCATGTTCCCAGACCTCTTTGCCGGCAAGCCGGACGTCATCGCCGACCCTCAGGCCAAGAGCTGGTACGAGATGATCACGTCCGGCCAGGGCGCAAAAGCCGCGCTGGAGATCATCTTCAGCTTCGGCAAGGGGACCTTGCCGCCGTCGATGATCTATGGACCCGACACGCGCCCTTACAAGAATGCCTGGCAGGATACGATCAAGGCGGCCGAAGAATACAACGAGCCCGGCCACTTTACCGCTTTCATCGGCTACGAATGGACCTCGAACACGGCCGGCAACAACCTGCACCGCAACGTCATCTTCCGCGACAACGCCGACAAGGCGAGCCAGGTCGTACCCTATACGACGCTAAAACCACTCGGTAGCGACAACCCGCGCGACCTGTGGAAGTGGATGCAGGCTTACGAGGACAAGACCGGCGGCAATGTGCTGGCGATCGCACACAACGGTAACTTGTCCAACGGGCGCATGTTCCGAATGATCGAATCCTTCACGGGCAAACCGGTGGACAAGGACTACGTCGAGCAACGCTCCCGCTGGGAGCGCCTCTATGAGACGACCCAAACCAAAGGCACCGGCGAGGCGCACCCGGCGCTTTCGCCCAATGATGAGTTCGCCAGCTTCGAGATCTGGGACTTCGGCAATCTCGATGCCAGCGAGCGCAAGACACCCGAGATGCTCGAATTCGAATATGCGCGCTCCGCCCTCAAGAATGGCCTGAAGCTGGAAGCTCAGCTTGGCACCAACCCATACAAGTTCGGACTGGTGGGCAGCTCGGACTCCCATACAGGTCTGGCGGCTATGGAAGAAGACAACTTCTTCGGCAAGACGACCCCGCAGGAACCTAGCCCTGAACGGCTGACAGCGACCTTCGTTAAGGACGCCAAGACCAACATCACAGTGATGGACTGGGAAGTCGGGGCATCCGGTTACGCGGCCGTATGGGCACAAGAGAATACCCGCGAATCTATTTGGGACGCCATGCAACGCAAGGAGACTTATGCGACGACTGGGCCGCGTATGCTCGTGCGCTTCTTCGCCGGCTGGGACTTCGATCCGGCCGATGCCGAAGGCCGCAATCCCGGGGCTATCGGCTATGCCAAGGGCGTGCCGATGGGTGGCGACCTGACGAAGGCGCCCGAGGGCAAGGCACCCACATTCCTCGTCGCCGCGCTTCGGGACCCGATCGGCGCCAATCTCGACCGCTACCAGATCGTCAAAGGCTGGCTCGACGGCAATGGCGAGACACATGAACAGGTCTATGACGTCGCCTGGAGTGCGGGCCGCAAGCCGGGCGCGGACGGCAAGGTCCCACCGGTCGGTGATACGGTCGACGTCGCAAACGCCACATGGACCAATACGATCGGCGCGCCCGAACTGATCGCGGTCTGGAAGGATCCCAAGTTCGACCCGAACCAGAAGGCGTTCTACTATGGCCGCGTCCTTGAGATCCCGACCCCCCGCTGGACGGCCTATGATGGCAAGCGTTTCGGAACGAAGGCGCTCGAAGGCACGCGCATGACTGTGACAGAGCGCGCCTACACCTCGCCGATCTGGTACACGCCGTGA
- a CDS encoding GNAT family N-acetyltransferase, producing the protein MVARDASTERAEVAISVRAEHKHMGVAWELLRHVARFAEASGAKSLESLESRANHEAIELEQEQGFVAIPYEDDPTLVLIRKDLRQG; encoded by the coding sequence ATGGTAGCCCGCGACGCTTCGACGGAAAGGGCAGAAGTTGCGATCTCCGTTCGTGCTGAACACAAACATATGGGCGTCGCTTGGGAGTTGCTGCGCCATGTCGCTCGATTTGCGGAAGCGTCGGGCGCCAAGTCCCTAGAATCGCTCGAAAGTCGAGCAAACCATGAGGCGATCGAACTCGAACAGGAACAAGGTTTCGTGGCAATTCCCTATGAGGATGATCCGACCCTCGTCCTCATTCGCAAAGATTTGCGACAAGGCTAG
- a CDS encoding MarC family protein, whose protein sequence is MPLTVEWPKMMCLHEYIAILAASSRQDTRVAETLRRRYLHCSKFFTALLVILACFPAHSFAQATYNVALPEVEFGARKVFLMLFLMLGPIKILVPFVTITKTWEPAFRRRATQRAIFFSAGALAVAGLLGRTMLENFEISLPVLAMTGGVILFLVALRTILQQSASPTDHALAPDRAPDMKLAFSPLAFPTIVTPYGIAAVIVFSTLAGNRQAEGLTVAAIVLLILALDWLAMLFADALLKWVGTSLQVLAVVLGVTQAALGLQIILHSFNMIEW, encoded by the coding sequence ATGCCCTTGACTGTGGAATGGCCAAAAATGATGTGCCTGCACGAATACATAGCCATTCTTGCAGCATCAAGCAGACAGGATACTCGCGTGGCTGAGACATTGCGACGGCGCTATTTGCACTGTTCCAAGTTTTTCACCGCACTGTTGGTAATTCTTGCTTGCTTTCCAGCTCATTCTTTTGCGCAAGCGACATATAACGTAGCGTTGCCGGAGGTCGAATTTGGTGCGCGAAAAGTTTTCTTGATGCTTTTTCTTATGCTTGGCCCGATCAAGATCCTGGTACCGTTTGTGACGATAACCAAGACATGGGAGCCCGCATTTCGACGCAGAGCCACCCAAAGAGCAATATTCTTCTCCGCCGGCGCACTGGCGGTTGCCGGCCTTCTTGGGCGCACCATGCTTGAGAACTTTGAGATTTCGTTGCCGGTTCTAGCCATGACCGGTGGTGTCATTCTTTTCCTGGTGGCGCTGCGAACCATTCTACAGCAATCAGCAAGTCCAACGGATCACGCTCTTGCACCAGACCGCGCGCCGGACATGAAACTGGCCTTCTCGCCTCTAGCTTTTCCAACGATCGTCACACCTTACGGGATCGCCGCGGTCATCGTCTTTTCAACGCTTGCAGGCAATCGCCAAGCTGAAGGCCTGACCGTGGCTGCTATCGTATTGTTGATCCTTGCGCTCGATTGGCTTGCGATGCTCTTCGCCGATGCCCTACTAAAATGGGTCGGGACCTCGCTTCAGGTTTTGGCAGTGGTGCTCGGTGTCACCCAAGCAGCGCTCGGACTTCAAATCATCCTCCATAGCTTCAACATGATTGAATGGTGA
- a CDS encoding DUF2254 domain-containing protein, with product MQAIISLALSFLVFTFGSLLVAIQIASGQLTPRIIATTLLRDNVIRFTVGLFIFTLLFAIGAISRVNSSAPAAIVWISAALGVLSLAAFLYLIDHSARLLRPVSIIHSVAEQGFTVIKSVYPERWRESVGPLQVRDVPGKADEVVLHAGSSDIILAVDVKSLLSQASRTDGVVELAARVGDFVACGQPLFRLYGGARTISPSELSSSVAFGRERTIEQDPTFAFWVIVDIATKALSKAINDATTAVMAIDQLHRLLTTVGGRDLRNEYLRDGAGRLRVIFPTPDWEDFVQLTCREIRIYGADNLQIARRLHAMIDILENVLPESRRQALRAERDLLDRMIDKAYLLPEDAALARIADMQGLGGSVNE from the coding sequence ATGCAGGCGATCATAAGCCTGGCGCTTTCGTTTCTCGTTTTCACATTCGGCTCACTGCTTGTGGCGATACAGATCGCCAGTGGGCAGCTAACGCCGCGGATCATCGCGACCACGCTGCTGCGAGACAATGTTATCCGGTTTACCGTCGGCTTGTTTATTTTCACGCTGCTGTTCGCCATAGGCGCGATAAGTCGCGTGAACTCATCGGCCCCAGCCGCCATAGTGTGGATCTCGGCCGCCCTCGGCGTCCTCTCGCTGGCGGCATTTCTCTACTTGATTGATCATTCAGCTCGATTGCTGCGTCCAGTCAGCATCATTCACAGTGTCGCCGAGCAAGGCTTCACCGTCATCAAAAGCGTTTATCCTGAACGCTGGAGGGAGAGTGTGGGGCCACTGCAGGTGCGAGATGTTCCCGGAAAGGCGGATGAGGTCGTCTTACACGCCGGCTCATCAGACATCATTCTTGCGGTGGACGTAAAATCCCTGCTGAGCCAGGCCTCGCGGACAGACGGTGTCGTCGAGCTTGCCGCACGCGTCGGCGACTTCGTAGCCTGTGGCCAGCCGTTGTTCCGGCTATATGGCGGCGCCAGGACAATCTCCCCCAGCGAACTTAGCAGCAGCGTTGCGTTTGGGCGTGAGCGAACCATCGAGCAGGACCCGACTTTCGCTTTCTGGGTCATTGTCGATATTGCCACGAAGGCGCTCTCCAAAGCGATCAACGACGCTACGACAGCCGTGATGGCAATCGACCAACTGCATCGCCTACTGACCACGGTTGGTGGACGCGATCTGCGCAATGAGTATCTGCGTGACGGAGCCGGACGCCTGCGGGTGATATTTCCGACACCGGACTGGGAAGACTTCGTCCAGCTCACGTGTCGCGAGATCAGGATCTATGGAGCAGACAACCTTCAGATCGCGAGGAGGCTTCATGCCATGATCGACATCCTTGAAAACGTACTGCCCGAGAGCCGGAGACAGGCGTTGCGGGCTGAGCGCGATCTGCTCGATCGAATGATCGACAAGGCCTACCTCCTGCCTGAGGACGCCGCTTTGGCGCGCATCGCCGATATGCAGGGTTTGGGAGGATCGGTGAACGAGTAA
- a CDS encoding mechanosensitive ion channel family protein translates to MKAIVSSFSCPWRLWITPIALVALSVAPDISFAATSPSAGVTDLPPEKVRQFLDLANNPEVKSWLEGKVAVQAPAAETSIADAISDWGAAVRGRVAAVVGAIDRVPDEIANSSAVFVRDVNAGKPGLVLIIFGALLAVGFGAERLILRVLARRNTDWSSVDPVRATMLHAVALVTFSLAPTGLYLLFDWPPLLGKTILLLLVALILFRLIHGIGRLLLAFDGVSEDPENLSSISQVDTVAQFWLCRIDLVAGLTLAGWVAVNVMSSLGFSAEITKLAAFVLGLGILGIGTETVWRRPRVATSVIVRSLLSVYMVLLWLAWVGGLLGLLFVGIYSLVLPGVIRSVGRLAQTLASRAQLRGALGILLNVVIVRGARALVIAAAVAWLAYMWRFSAAALAGSEVGQVVVNGASNAIVILLVADLIWQSSKALIAYRMELAEQSNDAGNNPARTDRLRTLLPIFRNTLAVLIGVISILTILSGLGVQIAPLLAGAGIFGVAIGFGSQTLVKDVLSGVFYMLDDAFRVGEYIQSGSYKGTVESFSLRSVRLRHHRGPIFTVPFGELGAIENMSRDWVIDKMTINVTYDSDIELARKLIKKVGQELAADPEFAADTLQPLKMQGVDSFGDFAIVLRLKLMTKPNAQFAIKRRAFMMIKKVFDENGIKIAVPTVHVEGSGESAAAAAHQIQQSAKAAKVAEAAGQPMS, encoded by the coding sequence ATGAAGGCGATTGTGTCCAGTTTTTCGTGTCCGTGGCGTCTCTGGATCACCCCTATTGCATTGGTCGCCCTTTCAGTTGCACCCGACATCTCGTTTGCAGCAACCAGTCCATCAGCGGGGGTAACGGACCTGCCGCCTGAGAAAGTCCGACAGTTTCTCGATCTTGCAAACAACCCGGAGGTCAAGTCGTGGCTGGAGGGTAAGGTCGCTGTGCAGGCTCCAGCCGCAGAAACTTCGATTGCGGACGCGATCTCCGATTGGGGAGCAGCCGTTAGGGGCAGAGTTGCCGCTGTCGTCGGTGCAATCGATCGAGTGCCAGACGAGATCGCGAATTCTTCTGCAGTATTTGTGCGTGACGTAAACGCAGGCAAACCCGGACTCGTCCTAATCATCTTTGGGGCCTTGCTTGCGGTAGGCTTTGGCGCCGAACGGCTAATTTTGCGTGTGCTCGCTAGGCGCAACACAGACTGGTCGAGCGTGGACCCGGTACGGGCGACCATGTTGCACGCCGTCGCTCTGGTCACCTTCTCCCTGGCGCCCACTGGTCTTTACCTGTTGTTCGATTGGCCCCCTCTACTTGGCAAGACGATCCTGCTGCTGCTTGTCGCGTTGATACTGTTTCGATTGATCCACGGCATCGGCCGATTGCTGCTGGCTTTTGACGGCGTTAGCGAAGATCCCGAAAATCTTTCATCCATCTCTCAAGTCGATACAGTCGCTCAGTTCTGGCTTTGCCGTATCGATCTCGTCGCCGGTCTTACATTGGCCGGATGGGTCGCGGTGAACGTGATGTCCTCATTGGGCTTTTCCGCGGAGATTACAAAGCTCGCCGCATTCGTGCTCGGCTTAGGCATCCTTGGAATCGGGACTGAGACGGTTTGGCGGCGGCCAAGGGTGGCCACCTCCGTCATCGTACGATCGCTGCTGTCTGTGTACATGGTACTTCTCTGGCTTGCTTGGGTCGGCGGACTTCTCGGCCTGCTGTTTGTCGGTATCTATTCCCTGGTCCTACCTGGTGTTATCCGCAGCGTCGGCCGCTTGGCCCAAACCCTGGCAAGCCGAGCGCAATTGCGTGGAGCTCTCGGGATCCTGTTGAACGTGGTGATCGTCAGAGGCGCTCGTGCGCTGGTGATCGCCGCAGCTGTCGCGTGGCTTGCCTATATGTGGCGATTCAGTGCAGCGGCTCTGGCCGGTAGCGAAGTCGGCCAGGTCGTGGTCAATGGCGCGTCGAACGCGATCGTCATCCTGCTTGTGGCAGACTTGATTTGGCAGTCGTCCAAGGCGCTTATCGCCTATCGTATGGAGCTTGCGGAACAATCAAACGATGCAGGAAACAATCCGGCCCGAACCGACAGATTGCGGACCTTGCTTCCTATCTTTCGCAACACGTTGGCGGTCCTGATCGGTGTGATCTCCATTTTGACGATCTTGTCTGGATTGGGCGTCCAGATTGCACCCTTGCTTGCCGGTGCCGGCATATTTGGTGTTGCCATCGGATTCGGCTCGCAGACCCTGGTAAAGGACGTCCTAAGTGGCGTCTTCTACATGCTGGACGACGCATTTCGCGTTGGCGAGTACATCCAAAGCGGCAGCTACAAGGGAACTGTCGAATCGTTCAGTCTGCGGTCCGTACGTTTGAGGCATCACCGCGGACCTATCTTCACCGTCCCGTTCGGAGAACTTGGCGCCATTGAGAACATGAGCAGAGACTGGGTGATCGACAAAATGACAATCAACGTCACTTACGATTCCGACATAGAGCTGGCTCGCAAGCTCATAAAGAAGGTCGGTCAGGAATTGGCCGCGGACCCTGAGTTCGCGGCAGACACATTGCAGCCCTTGAAAATGCAGGGCGTCGATAGCTTCGGCGACTTCGCGATCGTGCTCAGGCTCAAGCTCATGACCAAACCCAACGCGCAGTTTGCCATCAAGCGGCGCGCCTTCATGATGATCAAGAAGGTGTTCGATGAAAATGGCATCAAGATCGCTGTGCCGACAGTCCATGTGGAAGGAAGTGGTGAATCTGCGGCTGCTGCCGCTCATCAGATTCAGCAATCGGCAAAAGCGGCAAAGGTTGCCGAAGCGGCGGGCCAACCCATGTCCTGA
- a CDS encoding VIT1/CCC1 transporter family protein — protein sequence MKDGGRQTVSDTIATPKSTSPFRRVLDPVDRAAEILFGLIMVMTFTGSLGVAQAGSADVKAMIVGALSCNLAWGIIDAVMFLMSSTAERRLSKKTVEAVQTAASPSIARSVIEGALPPLVLPALCASDFERIRLHLNSLPADKTRVGIQAQDFVGALAVFVLVFSLTFPVVAPFFFIGDVTSALRVSNGIAIGLLFITGYTLGRHAGAPLRIGLLMVAVGLGMVAIALVLGG from the coding sequence ATGAAGGACGGCGGCAGACAAACGGTCAGCGATACCATTGCAACACCCAAGAGCACGTCGCCGTTCCGACGCGTTCTAGATCCTGTCGACCGCGCAGCTGAGATTCTTTTCGGCCTGATCATGGTGATGACATTCACAGGCTCGCTTGGTGTCGCTCAAGCTGGCAGCGCGGATGTCAAGGCGATGATCGTAGGGGCACTCAGCTGTAACCTGGCATGGGGGATTATTGACGCGGTGATGTTTTTGATGAGTTCGACAGCTGAGCGCCGACTTTCGAAAAAAACCGTTGAGGCAGTTCAAACGGCAGCCAGCCCATCGATCGCGCGATCGGTCATAGAAGGCGCCCTACCGCCTCTGGTCCTGCCAGCGCTCTGTGCTAGCGACTTCGAGCGGATCCGGCTGCATCTGAATAGTCTGCCTGCCGACAAAACGCGCGTTGGAATTCAGGCGCAAGACTTCGTCGGCGCCCTTGCTGTCTTCGTGCTCGTTTTTTCGCTCACCTTTCCAGTCGTCGCCCCCTTCTTTTTCATAGGCGATGTCACAAGCGCTCTGCGCGTTTCCAATGGGATCGCGATCGGACTGCTATTCATCACCGGCTATACCCTGGGGCGTCATGCGGGAGCGCCGCTGCGCATTGGGCTTTTGATGGTTGCGGTGGGTCTGGGGATGGTGGCGATAGCCTTGGTGCTGGGCGGATGA
- the ppk2 gene encoding polyphosphate kinase 2, with product MSSAAVADYGKELRRLQVEIAHLQAWVKKSKARIVIIFEGRDAAGKGGVIKRITERVSPRVFRVVALPAPTDREKSQIYIQRYIPHLPAAGEIVIFDRSWYNRPGVERVMGFCSDEMARRFLELAPRFEAAIVESGIILLKYFLDVSEDEQERRFRQRIGDPLRQWKLSPMDVESYQRWWDYSIAYDEMIRMTDTEYAPWWIVRSDDKKRARINCISHILSVIPYEKVKFDEPDLGKRQKRPNDYAESPHVRHYVPSVL from the coding sequence ATGAGCTCCGCAGCGGTTGCTGACTATGGAAAGGAGTTGCGTCGGCTACAGGTGGAGATCGCACATCTGCAGGCTTGGGTGAAGAAGTCAAAGGCACGCATTGTTATCATCTTCGAGGGGCGCGATGCCGCGGGAAAAGGAGGGGTGATCAAACGCATAACCGAGCGCGTCAGTCCGCGCGTGTTCCGCGTGGTTGCCCTGCCGGCGCCGACCGATCGGGAGAAAAGCCAGATCTATATCCAGCGCTATATACCGCATCTGCCCGCGGCTGGCGAAATCGTCATATTCGATCGTTCCTGGTACAACCGGCCAGGGGTTGAACGTGTCATGGGCTTCTGCAGCGACGAGATGGCACGGCGCTTTCTCGAGCTCGCGCCACGTTTCGAAGCTGCCATCGTCGAGAGCGGTATCATACTGCTCAAGTACTTCCTCGATGTCAGCGAGGACGAACAGGAGCGCCGCTTCCGTCAGCGCATCGGCGATCCGCTTCGCCAATGGAAGCTCAGTCCAATGGACGTCGAATCCTATCAGCGCTGGTGGGACTACAGTATTGCTTACGATGAGATGATCCGGATGACCGACACGGAATACGCCCCCTGGTGGATTGTTCGATCCGACGACAAGAAGCGGGCGCGCATAAACTGTATTTCTCACATCCTTTCCGTCATCCCCTACGAGAAGGTGAAGTTCGATGAACCAGACTTGGGAAAACGTCAGAAGCGACCCAATGACTATGCTGAAAGCCCGCATGTGCGCCATTATGTGCCTAGCGTCTTGTAA
- a CDS encoding CYTH domain-containing protein codes for MTAEIERISLVANDGWRQHASEGSFLQQIYLVATRRQTVRIRAIEGRHARLTVKIRTSRNRREEYEYDIPYCDAQEMFGLTRDFLRKTRYEVNGYIREVDVYSGQNRGLVVAEVELDDVKDTPSLPEWLGPEITGNELYSSRRLIKGRPHASGLTPPCAMKSGLYRHKVDPMLGRQIAVGISAETCLKVT; via the coding sequence ATGACAGCGGAGATTGAGAGAATATCTCTTGTCGCCAACGATGGCTGGCGGCAACATGCCTCCGAGGGTTCTTTTCTGCAACAAATCTATCTGGTGGCAACGCGACGGCAAACTGTGCGTATTCGCGCGATCGAGGGCCGACACGCTAGGCTCACAGTCAAGATCCGAACCAGCCGCAATCGGCGTGAAGAATACGAATACGATATACCCTATTGCGACGCGCAGGAGATGTTTGGGCTTACCCGCGACTTTCTTCGAAAGACGCGTTACGAGGTAAATGGCTACATCCGGGAAGTCGACGTCTATTCAGGTCAAAATCGTGGGCTTGTTGTTGCAGAAGTCGAACTCGACGACGTCAAGGATACTCCCTCTTTGCCAGAATGGCTTGGTCCTGAGATCACCGGGAATGAGCTCTATTCAAGCCGGAGACTCATAAAGGGGCGGCCGCACGCATCAGGCCTGACCCCGCCCTGCGCGATGAAGTCAGGACTTTACAGACATAAAGTGGATCCAATGTTGGGTCGCCAAATTGCTGTAGGGATAAGCGCTGAGACGTGCCTGAAAGTCACATAA